The following DNA comes from Augochlora pura isolate Apur16 chromosome 6, APUR_v2.2.1, whole genome shotgun sequence.
GCCACATGCAGAGTATAAgtaaatactatcaatatcttgtaattttaacatcGTAATTAGcatctagaattaaaaatactacttctattttatgttgtgttattatttgtaaacgaaattggaataatatgaagtatattttaaatgatatttaatatttcaaaattgaaattaaacgatttttacaagtgtctaattttgaaagtggtatAAGTCCATTTACAGCGTGTAAGTATACatcagtttaataaaatacgcctaaaacaaatttatataaccaaataacatattgataaaacagtagaaacattgccagatttcatataatttgtctaaatttttcaattaacagatatgttaacctttaattttctcgaaacaagagaaaatggaccactttcaaaataaacggtccatataTGTTAATGCATAGTTTACTCTTTGAGGACACCCATATtgtcttaaaaattttagttatAGCATGaactaaaatttttcataaatataatttacattgcTTTGtcttattacattaaataataacatactTTGTGATTTAATAGGTACAAAGGCAAAAAAATTTCAAGGAAGGATATATATTCTGTTGATAATGACTCAATTAATACAACAGATTATGATGAAGAAGATGAAATCAATAGtttggaaaataatgaaaaagaaagcagTAATGACGAAAACACTGATGATGAAGACTATGATTCCAATGAAAATCATGATTTTACTGAAGGTGAAATTGATGATAATGAAAGTACAGAATCTCgtgtgaaagaaaaaaatgatgaaaacgTGAATGTTaagaagaaaacaaattttcaaacaatttctcaTACAAATCTCAGAGCAGATATTGAAAAAGGCAGTTGTATTATaaaccaattaaaattgtgGGAAAGTTTATTAGAAGTTCGAATCAAATTACAAAAGTGTCTAGTAACAAGTAATCAGATGCCtcaatatgatatttatacaaacttcaaggaaaatgtagaatatatgAAAAAAGTTAATGAAAGCAGAAATGGATTAAAAAAACTTCTAAATAATATGTTGCAATTACAAACTGTCCTTTCAAAACAATACCCAGAAACAATGAATTTGTCCTCACAAAATAGGAAAAGAAAAGCAGAAGAAAATATAGacagtgaaataataaattctgatgATGCAATGGATGAAGAAATTCTATCAGATAGTGATAATGACAATGATACAGATGATAAATTGGTTTCAGATGAAGATACAGAACATAATACCAAAAACATGTTCAATATGGAATTAAAACTTAATAActacgaaaaattaataaatgaaagctatacatcttacagaaattatagaaattctgTTATACAAAAATGGAATGAGAAGACAAAATTAGTAAGCGGGAAGTTGAATAAAGACACAAATCAAACTACTTTGAAACAAATTGAGTTTGCATTAAGcgataagaaaaaattacagaaaagaACGCAATTAAAACGatcagaatataaaattataggaaAAGTAGATTCAGTTGATGATAATGAGGGTAGAAGAGTTCAAGAATATGATCCTGAAATTTATGACGATGATGACTTTTATCATCAGCTATTAAGAGATTTAATTGAACACAAATCAGCCGATGTCACAGATCCTATTCAACTTAGTAAACAATGGATACAATTACAAAACATGAGAAGCAAAATGAAGAGAAAAGTAGATACTAGAGCAACCAAGGGTAGAAAAATAAGATACaatgtacataataaattagtcAATTTTATGGCTCCTATCACTGTAAATGATACATGGTCAGACCAAGCAAAAGATGAATTGTATAATTCTCTGTTcggtaaaattaaatcaataaataagcataatgttaattaaagtaataacttactaataattagtaatactatttaattttgtacattttaataaaggctattttataaaatgtagacAAATTTAACAAGGGCAAAATGCCAATATTCTGTACagtagaaataaatgataacatatgtatgtatgagAAACTgctcatatttttttatgtaccctaatttaattatttttacatatgaaaagaataattattttatatttgtgaatataaatgtattaaaaatatacttattcttattatttcgccattttttttacatttcttttatagattccgcatttaaaaattttacataaaataaatataatccttatttatttaaggcTATTACTTTAAatgctattattatactattaatgcGGATTAatgatattgataaaataataaaaataatgaattattttgaaattttgtgttATGAGATCTGTTCctacatattaataaagttatcTTTCTACttgattttaattcatttattgtaCGCATGAGTCAGAAATTCAGTAAttcattaaatgaaatattttataacgttgaatttgataaaatttttcatcaaAGTAATTTGAAGCATTTAAAGAAACATTACAAGAAAGTATTGTAGTGTATTAAACtaagttaaatattatattattaaattggctctgtttaattgattatagactaaattaaaaatttttgggAATTCTTTTATGCAGAACTTCGGAGTACATCAGAACATTGTACAAAGGCATCCAAAAGTTCCAAGCACCCCGGAATTAGTTGCCAAGTTTAATATCGGTTTAAATTTCAGATATATTCTCAATATCTttggaaacattatttatgtaaactaataaaaaatatttttaacgatatcattgtttttaatgatgttaaaaatatgcagagaaattaaataattatcacatataatatttaacttttatttatttagaaagactgcagtaattaattttaattgctcacttatatttttagagaaatatCCAAAAAACTGTTTGGAACTCGTAGTAACTTTTACGAGAGGCTGGaagcttttaaaaatacagtgAGTGAACAAGAGAGCATGACATTATCATAACCACAAGCGAAACAAATCACCTTGACGACCAATGTAgcttatatattttaccatGCCTGCGATTTCACTCTATTCGCGCATCCGTACGTCTGTCGTTCTACATATGTGGGATCTTTCTAAGCCGAGAAACTTTTCCGTCGCAATGTTTAGAATCCAGAATTGCAGACCACAAAGAGCAAATCTATAATGTAGCTTATGGATTtccgaaaattttattaactgtaGAAATGATCGCCGTTTTAAGTCGTTTGCAAATACGCTGTACTGTGTGTTTGAAAATTCTACAAGGCGAAATGTATAAGTCGAATATTGCGCCGCATATTTCAAATGGTAAAAGAGTAAGACCGCAAGCATGCTACAGCAACTGCGCAGAGCTGAATGCACATTAATATGGTaaggataaaaatgttttacaatgaGGAAGCCCAGCCAAGGTACCATGGTAAAACAATACTGTATTACGATctgataagaaaatttatactgTCTTATCATAGAATATCGTaaacaattgtattttaattgttccttGTCGTTCCTAAATTAGTTTTACAATAATGGAATCAAGCTATGGTCTGAAGGTATACAAGAGTAACAACAATTACAGTAATTGCTTACCTTTAAGGCTTtggtttttaataaacttccaaaataatgTTCATGAGAACTGTAGGTTGTACCGACACAACGATCCTATTTTATT
Coding sequences within:
- the Aatf gene encoding apoptosis antagonizing transcription factor translates to MALRIKKTSLADKINSLVSTAPTNFDSDDDADDTRAKVVDQDDESDNSDSNFQVSEIRRQNVDLLEQLDERYKGKKISRKDIYSVDNDSINTTDYDEEDEINSLENNEKESSNDENTDDEDYDSNENHDFTEGEIDDNESTESRVKEKNDENVNVKKKTNFQTISHTNLRADIEKGSCIINQLKLWESLLEVRIKLQKCLVTSNQMPQYDIYTNFKENVEYMKKVNESRNGLKKLLNNMLQLQTVLSKQYPETMNLSSQNRKRKAEENIDSEIINSDDAMDEEILSDSDNDNDTDDKLVSDEDTEHNTKNMFNMELKLNNYEKLINESYTSYRNYRNSVIQKWNEKTKLVSGKLNKDTNQTTLKQIEFALSDKKKLQKRTQLKRSEYKIIGKVDSVDDNEGRRVQEYDPEIYDDDDFYHQLLRDLIEHKSADVTDPIQLSKQWIQLQNMRSKMKRKVDTRATKGRKIRYNVHNKLVNFMAPITVNDTWSDQAKDELYNSLFGKIKSINKHNVN